Proteins from one Fibrobacter succinogenes genomic window:
- a CDS encoding A/G-specific adenine glycosylase, whose product MTPDSLKRLREWFKKNAAELPWRLADLDAPRDAYAVWISETMLQQTQVSTVKDYFIRWMERFPNIETLANADEAEVFKYWQGLGYYSRARNILKTAKIVVNAHRDCHAPCKGARNDVQVSTARELAHALEKRSSHGTKVNDVKNEFSVQLPETRKELEALPGIGAYTAGAILSLAYHQREAILDGNLIRIFSRLYELNFLPTDKIKERICPSRNSVQDDRSGMTEKNCAEIYWNYAREVADSPKAYMHNEALMELGRTVCKTKSPLCENCPLNKECRAFLDGRTAEFPPAKKRTEKNWHGTVLVIECADEKILAVCGGQKFLDKQLALPHFESPRGATVGFPAEAENYINADDVESIKHCGIFRHSITVHKIECDVLYIKLKSKAKAAEIAIKSDNTRIENGAKIKWIEKAKVFETFANSFSLKALKKAF is encoded by the coding sequence ATGACTCCAGATTCTTTGAAACGTTTGCGCGAGTGGTTCAAGAAGAACGCTGCCGAGCTTCCGTGGAGGCTTGCGGATTTGGACGCGCCACGTGATGCGTATGCTGTATGGATCAGCGAAACGATGCTCCAGCAAACGCAAGTTTCGACCGTCAAAGATTATTTTATCCGCTGGATGGAGCGGTTCCCTAATATAGAGACGCTAGCCAACGCCGATGAAGCAGAAGTATTCAAGTACTGGCAAGGTCTTGGATATTACAGCCGAGCAAGGAATATTTTAAAGACCGCAAAAATCGTTGTTAACGCGCATAGAGATTGCCACGCCCCCTGTAAGGGGGCTCGCAATGACGTGCAAGTTTCGACAGCACGGGAACTTGCTCACGCATTGGAGAAACGCAGCAGTCATGGCACAAAGGTCAATGACGTAAAAAACGAATTCAGCGTTCAATTACCCGAAACGCGCAAGGAACTTGAAGCGTTACCGGGGATTGGCGCGTACACGGCAGGAGCTATTTTAAGCCTAGCTTACCACCAGCGAGAAGCTATCTTGGACGGAAATCTCATTAGGATTTTTAGTCGGTTGTATGAGTTGAATTTTTTGCCGACAGATAAAATCAAAGAAAGGATATGCCCGTCCCGGAACAGTGTCCAGGATGATAGATCGGGCATGACAGAAAAAAATTGCGCCGAGATTTACTGGAATTACGCACGAGAAGTTGCCGATAGCCCCAAAGCCTACATGCACAACGAAGCGCTGATGGAACTTGGGCGAACCGTTTGCAAAACAAAATCGCCGCTTTGCGAAAACTGCCCGCTAAACAAAGAATGTCGCGCGTTCTTGGATGGCCGCACAGCTGAATTTCCACCTGCAAAAAAACGAACCGAAAAGAATTGGCATGGGACAGTTCTCGTCATTGAATGCGCTGACGAAAAAATTCTCGCGGTATGTGGCGGACAAAAATTCTTGGACAAGCAATTGGCACTTCCGCATTTTGAAAGTCCGCGCGGAGCTACCGTTGGGTTCCCCGCCGAAGCAGAAAATTACATCAACGCTGACGATGTAGAATCCATAAAGCATTGCGGAATATTCCGGCACAGCATTACCGTTCACAAAATCGAATGCGATGTACTTTATATAAAATTAAAATCGAAGGCAAAAGCCGCAGAAATCGCTATCAAATCAGACAACACAAGAATTGAAAACGGTGCAAAAATCAAATGGATAGAAAAAGCGAAAGTCTTTGAGACCTTTGCCAATTCATTTAGTTTAAAAGCATTAAAAAAAGCGTTTTAG